In one Brassica oleracea var. oleracea cultivar TO1000 chromosome C9, BOL, whole genome shotgun sequence genomic region, the following are encoded:
- the LOC106316147 gene encoding probable membrane-associated kinase regulator 5 produces MDALSFVKFWLTNNTNGNKPCREIRISESAVESSTALGDSEVDLCEEDDSFFELEISLSDFSLKKNKIPEETEEKQNTFPVSKSKVLPFVETTSKPQSPITLLQPSEKLRAFSFKKSTTTEKKEPNSRSLNVRFRFEDETTRCEDSASSVPSSSKRFFDLIKPLYNKTTKKQSINSVSTSPAAREKQRSNITRSVRRQLGKSRSASAAVGAMSPVKRLDESLQVQQDGIQSAILHCKKSFHGSRESSMLSRSTSESSSQEKLSTSSSEDSYLFSRMSSDSMSEKSIDSLTSIKEQREKISD; encoded by the exons ATGGATGCTCTTAGCTTTGTGAAATTTTGGCTAACCAATAACACCAACGGCAATAAACCCTGCCGTGAAATCAGAATCTCAGAATCCGCCGTCGAATCCTCCACCGCATTGGGAGACTCCGAAGTTGATCTCTGCGAAGAAGACGATTCTTTCTTCGAGCTCGAGATCTCTCTCTCCGACTTCTCCTTAAAGAAAAACAAAATTCCTGAAGAAACAGAAGAAAAACAGAACACGTTCCCTGTCTCCAAAAGCAAAGTCCTCCCTTTCGTCGAAACCACCTCGAAACCTCAATCTCCAATCACTCTCCTACAACCCAGTGAAAAGCTCCGTGCTTTCTCCTTCAAGAAGTCAACGACGACGGAGAAGAAAGAACCCAACAGCAGAAGCCTCAACGTAAGGTTCAGATTCGAAGACGAGACAACGAGGTGTGAAGACTCTGCTTCCTCCGTTCCTTCCTCCTCAAAAAGATTCTTTGATCTCATTAAGCCATTGTACAATAAAACAACGAAAAAACAGAGCATCAACAGTGTATCCACTTCACCGGCGGCGAGAGAGAAACAGAGGAGTAATATTACTCGAAGTGTGAGGAGACAACTTGGGAAGAGCCGGTCGGCGTCTGCGGCTGTCGGAGCCATGTCTCCGGTGAAGAGACTCGACGAGTCTTTACAAGTGCAACAAGATGGGATTCAAAGTGCGATTCTCCATTGCAAGAAATCGTTTCACGGTTCGAGAG AATCTTCTATGTTGTCCCGATCTACTAGTGAATCTTCCTCACAAGAGAAACTCAGTACTTCGTCTTCTGAAG ATTCGTATTTGTTTTCAAGAATGTCAAGCGATTCAATGTCGGAGAAATCAATCGATAGTCTGACTTCAATCAAGGAACAGAGGGAGAAGATTAGCGATTAG